Proteins from one Scleropages formosus chromosome 14, fSclFor1.1, whole genome shotgun sequence genomic window:
- the gjb8 gene encoding gap junction protein beta 8, whose protein sequence is MSWGSLYAQLTGANKHSTSLGKIWLSVLFIFRITILVVAAERVWGDEQSDFTCNTQQPGCKNVCYDHFFPVSHIRLWCLQLIFVSTPALLVAMHVAYRHHGKKRTIRREKGDKAEEEIKVLKEQRIHITGLLWWTYICSLFFRLLFEVGFMYALYFLYDGFRMPRLVKCEQWPCPNQVDCFISRPTEKTIFTLFMVASSGLCIVLNVAELLYLVIKELMRCSGCSSGRRSYAHSGSKPSDKSLLENQKNELLSSSMP, encoded by the coding sequence ATGAGCTGGGGGTCGCTGTACGCCCAGCTGACCGGTGCGAACAAGCACTCCACCAGCCTGGGCAAGATCTGGCTCTCGGTGCTCTTCATCTTCCGCATCACGATCCTGGTGGTGGCGGCCGAGAGGGTGTGGGGCGACGAGCAGTCCGACTTCACGTGCAACACGCAGCAGCCCGGCTGCAAGAACGTCTGCTACGACCACTTCTTCCCCGTATCGCACATCCGCCTGTGGTGCCTGCAGCTCATCTTCGTGTCCACACCGGCCCTGCTGGTGGCCATGCACGTGGCGTACCGCCACCACGGCAAAAAGAGGACCATCCGGCGCGAGAAAGGGGACAAGGCGGAGGAGGAGATCAAGGTGCTGAAGGAGCAGCGCATCCACATCACCGGCCTGCTCTGGTGGACCTACATCTGCAGCCTCTTCTTCCGGCTGCTCTTCGAGGTCGGCTTCATGTACGCGCTCTACTTCCTGTACGACGGCTTCCGCATGCCGCGCCTCGTCAAGTGCGAGCAGTGGCCGTGTCCCAACCAGGTGGACTGCTTCATCTCGCGCCCCACCGAGAAGACCATCTTCACGCTCTTCATGGTGGCCTCCTCGGGCCTCTGCATCGTGCTCAACGTGGCCGAGCTGCTCTACCTCGTCATCAAGGAGCTCATGCGGTGCTCTGGGTGCTCCTCCGGGAGGCGCTCCTACGCCCACTCGGGCTCCAAACCTAGCGACAAGAGCCTCCTGGAAAACCAAAAGAACGAACTTTTGTCCTCCAGCATGCCTTGA